A single window of Culicoides brevitarsis isolate CSIRO-B50_1 chromosome 3, AGI_CSIRO_Cbre_v1, whole genome shotgun sequence DNA harbors:
- the LOC134836194 gene encoding leucine-rich repeat flightless-interacting protein 2 isoform X2 yields MPITNEMESPGASGRRRVSSRTNAEDQALDQIAKEAEARLAARRQARAEAREIRMRELERQQKEQEQNADRQFDMQQQSATAIDPVSRSRLVAANSLRMNNNTQNSRRSSEDSVEDENRSLRDMRHELKDVEERFRKAMITNAQLDNERASQTYQIQLLKDKLEDMEETYAQLQREYREKCRDHDALKRQNDKLSEDLRLTAGQLHERDTLIAEQGLTIVLIENEEGTDARRALVSVENAHLLGTVQGSLDVRLRRFAEEKSELQEEITKLRQQLNDTKHRGRRSGSMNGSLEDDDLEDAQREANKLLSEYKYKLQKAEQEIASLQASLARSESQVIRYKSTSEAAEKAEADLKTERRKLQRENREAMERLEELETANNHLLKRLDKLKNAKSALLKDL; encoded by the exons atgccaATAACGAATGAAATGGAAAGTCCCGGCGCCAGCGGAAGAAGGCGCGTTAGCTCACGAACAAATGCAGAGGATCAAGCTTTAGATCAAATCGCCAAGGAg gCTGAAGCAAGACTTGCGGCAAGACGACAAGCGAGAGCAGAAGCCCGTGAAATTCGAATGCGAGAGCTGGAACGGCAACAAAAAGAGCAAGAACAAAACGCGGACCGGCAATTTGACATGCAACAGCAGTCAGCGACTGCAATAGATCCTGTTTCACGTAGTAGGCTAGTCGCAGCTAATTCATTAAGGATGAATAACAACACGCAGAACTCGCGGAGAAGCAGCGAGGACTCCGTCGAAGATGAAAATCGTAGTTTACGGGATATGCGGCACGAattgaag gaCGTTGAAGAACGTTTCCGCAAAGCAATGATCACAAATGCTCAACTGGACAATGAACGGGCATCACAAACATACCAGATACAGCTGCTCAAAGACAAATTAGAGGATATGGAAGAGACGTATGCGCAACTTCAGCGGGAATATAGAGAAAAGTGTCGCGATCACGACGCCCTGAAAcgacaaaatgacaaattgtCCGAGGATTTGCGATTAACGGCGGGTCAGTTGCACGAACGTGATACTTTGATTGCGGAACAGGGGCTGACAATCGTTTTAATCGAAAATGAGGAGGGCACAGATGCCCGACGTGCTCTAGTCAGTGTGGAGAATGCACATTTGTTAGGAACAGTTCAAGGATcgttag acgtGCGACTCAGGAGATTTGCTGAAGAAAAATCAGAACTTCAGGAAGAAATTACGAAACTCAGACAACAGTTAAACGACACCAAACACAGAGGACGACGCAGTGGATCAATGAATGGCTCCCTTGAAGATGATGATTTAGAAGATGCtcaaa GAGAAGCTAACAAGCTCCTATCGGAATACAAatacaaattacaaaaagcTGAACAAGAAATTGCGAGCCTTCAAGCGAGCTTAGCGAGATCAGAATCACAAGTTATTCGGTATAAAAGTACATCGGAAGCTGCAGAAAAGGCAGAGGCTGATTTGAAGACCGAACGACGAAAATTACAAAGAgag
- the LOC134833400 gene encoding sodium channel protein Nach-like: MSSAAFSAVPSASGLRDRVLKLPWWSSLKNVTYELCMKYSIHGYKNLVEAKRMSLEKFIWFVVHVVAASVSLWIVWSTWTEFTDNPTITTLESQNYPIGKKAFPAVALCNINRISKSRARQYAIQLAQKSVEQQRLEGNLDAEVTEELIARYFANIRYLGRLLDFDIEGNEIFLSFQEELEVLDPDPLLGMWDVQKTFEYLRPNCEDLLLSCRFQEVDHNCTELFKARRTGIGVCCVFNSARPSGDKTDLALDAAFPVGIGWKNGLNIVVNTSTADYYYPIMNFPGIFVLLADPMEYADITTGNARTEIIDPNTENFIRISVNVYESDSEVKNYAVEKRNCKFSDEDFEEYRGRYTYTECLIKCKIKSIIDLCGCIPFFMPINHVDLVKNTTLRCTLQHIPCLNKYRVKWRTITPSVPDIPGLEQEYQDSLNCPQCFSLCGYTQYKLEGTFNPIIKNPPGGMLQNYTNITDMSIIRVFYAEDTGLQYKISVTNTWFDLLSTFGGLFGLFLGFSIMTVLEIVYFCCFRMYQYLTRQFDDEEDDLKISIRKEMYPSRKLPPSYKEIERSLVSGYNRKMKLHEVYEEE, from the exons ATGTCAAGTGCAGCTTTTTCCGCTGTTCCGTCAGCTTCGGGATTGCGAGATCGCGTTTTAAAGCTTCCTTGGTGGAGTTCCCTCAAAAATGTCACGTATGAGCTGTGTATGAAGTACAGCATTCATGGCTACAAAAATTTGGTCGAGGCGAAAAGGATGTCTCTGGAAAAGTTCATTTGGTTCGTTGTTCATGTCGTTGCGGCAAGTGTCTCACTTTGGATCGTTTGGAGTACGTGGACCGAATTTACGGATAATCCGACAATTACGACGCTGGAAAGTCAGAATTATCCCATCGGCAAGAAGGCCTTTCCCGCAGTTGCGTTATGCAATATTAATCGCATTAGTAAATCACGCGCACGACAATATGCGATACAATT agctCAAAAGTCAGTTGAACAACAAAGACTCGAAGGAAATCTCGATGCTGAAGTTACAGAAGAATTAATTGCGAGATATTTCGCAAACATTCGTTATCTCGGGCGATTACTTGACTTTGACATCGAAGgcaacgaaatatttttgagctttCAGGAGGAATTAGAAGTGCTCGATCCGGATCCGCTATTAGGAATGTGGGACGTTCAAAAAACCTTCGAATATTTACGTCCGAATTGCGAAGATCTTTTACTGTCATGTCGTTTCCAAGAGGTTGACCACAATTGCACAGAGTTGTTTAAAGCGCGTCGCACAGGAATTGGCGTTTGTTGTGTCTTTAACTCAGCGAGACCTTCGGGGGATAAAAC cGACTTAGCCCTTGATGCTGCCTTTCCTGTCGGAATTGGATGGAAAAATGGCTTAAATATCGTCGTAAATACCTCAACGGCGGACTATTACTATCCAATAATGAATTTTCCGGGCATCTTTGTCTTGCTTGCTGACCCAATGGAATATGCTGACATAACAACGGGCAACGCTCGCACGGAGATAATTGATCCCAAtacggaaaattttatcagaatttCAGTCAACGTTTACGAATCTGACTcggaagtgaaaaattatgctGTCGAAAAGCGAAATTGCAAATTTAGTGATGAGGATTTTGAAGAATATCGCGGAAGGTATACGTACACAGAGTGTTTGATCAAGTGCAAAATCAAAAGTATCATCGATCTTTGTGGATGCATTCCGTTTTTCATGCCTATTAATCACGTGGATTTGGTGAAAAATACAACGCTGAGATGTACATTGCAGCATATTCcttgtttgaataaatatcgag TAAAATGGCGAACAATTACCCCTTCAGTGCCCGATATACCCGGATTGGAACAAGAATATCAAGATTCCCTCAACTGTCCTCAGTGTTTCTCCCTTTGCGGCTACACTCAATACAAATTAGAAGGAACTTTCAATCCAATTatt aaaaatcctCCCGGTGGAATGCTCCAAAATTACACAAACATCACGGATATGTCCATTATTCGGGTATTTTATGCTGAAGATACCGGTTTGCAGTACAAAATTAGCGTCACAAACACGTGGTTTGACCTTTTAAGTACTTTCGGAGGCTTATTCGGACTCTTTTTGGGCTTTTCCATCATGACAGTGCTGGAAATTGTCTATTTCTGTTGTTTTCGCATGTATCAGTATCTCACGCGGCAATTCGATGACGAAGAAGACGACTTAAAAATCAGTATCCGAAAGGAAATGTATCCAAGTCGAAAGTTGCCGCCAAGTTACAAGGAAATTGAACGAAGTCTTGTCTCCGGATACaatcgaaaaatgaaattacacGAAGTTTATGAGGAGGAATAG
- the LOC134836194 gene encoding leucine-rich repeat flightless-interacting protein 2 isoform X1, with product MEEELKSDMNGDEIIPKNNNNNNHINHDTTKLVLTIKVNDETESLKNRSENEKIIHVNGSTEIQIVKPSQAPITNNNGSSSISSIPINIPNNENDSDANEEEEFDFSSSDFEDAQEDMSAASEIRSEEISDVNLTVGEGSDMSILQSPGPLQASKSMDLTPVDIEEEETQNLSGNRSRSIDESESRTEDDVLISEFFGKANEIAEARLAARRQARAEAREIRMRELERQQKEQEQNADRQFDMQQQSATAIDPVSRSRLVAANSLRMNNNTQNSRRSSEDSVEDENRSLRDMRHELKDVEERFRKAMITNAQLDNERASQTYQIQLLKDKLEDMEETYAQLQREYREKCRDHDALKRQNDKLSEDLRLTAGQLHERDTLIAEQGLTIVLIENEEGTDARRALVSVENAHLLGTVQGSLDVRLRRFAEEKSELQEEITKLRQQLNDTKHRGRRSGSMNGSLEDDDLEDAQREANKLLSEYKYKLQKAEQEIASLQASLARSESQVIRYKSTSEAAEKAEADLKTERRKLQRENREAMERLEELETANNHLLKRLDKLKNAKSALLKDL from the exons atgGAAGAAGAACTAAAAAGTGACATGAACGGTGACGAAATCataccaaaaaataacaacaacaacaatcacaTAAATCACGATACAACAAAGTTAGTTTTGACAATTAAGGTGAACGACGAAACCGAGTCACTGAAAAATCGcagtgaaaatgaaaaaataattcacgtgAATGGAAGTACAGAAATTCAAATTGTGAAACCATCGCAAGCGCCAATAACGAACAACAATGGCTCATCTTCAATCAGCAGCATTCCAATAAACATTCCAAATAACGAAAATGACAGTGACGCGAACGAGGAAGAAGAGTTTGACTTTAGTTCGAGCGATTTCGAGGATGCACAAGAAGACATGAGTGCCGCTTCAGAAATCCGTTCAGAAGAGATCTCAGATGTGAATTTGACCGTTGGCGAAGGTTCTGACATGAGTATTTTACAAAGTCCGGGTCCGCTGCAAGCGTCAAAGTCGATGGATTTGACGCCAGTTGACATTGAGGAGgaggaaacgcaaaatttatccGGTAATCGATCGAGATCCATTGACGAGAGTGAAAGTAGGACCGAAGATGATGTcttaatttcagaattttttgggAAAGCGAACGAAATA gCTGAAGCAAGACTTGCGGCAAGACGACAAGCGAGAGCAGAAGCCCGTGAAATTCGAATGCGAGAGCTGGAACGGCAACAAAAAGAGCAAGAACAAAACGCGGACCGGCAATTTGACATGCAACAGCAGTCAGCGACTGCAATAGATCCTGTTTCACGTAGTAGGCTAGTCGCAGCTAATTCATTAAGGATGAATAACAACACGCAGAACTCGCGGAGAAGCAGCGAGGACTCCGTCGAAGATGAAAATCGTAGTTTACGGGATATGCGGCACGAattgaag gaCGTTGAAGAACGTTTCCGCAAAGCAATGATCACAAATGCTCAACTGGACAATGAACGGGCATCACAAACATACCAGATACAGCTGCTCAAAGACAAATTAGAGGATATGGAAGAGACGTATGCGCAACTTCAGCGGGAATATAGAGAAAAGTGTCGCGATCACGACGCCCTGAAAcgacaaaatgacaaattgtCCGAGGATTTGCGATTAACGGCGGGTCAGTTGCACGAACGTGATACTTTGATTGCGGAACAGGGGCTGACAATCGTTTTAATCGAAAATGAGGAGGGCACAGATGCCCGACGTGCTCTAGTCAGTGTGGAGAATGCACATTTGTTAGGAACAGTTCAAGGATcgttag acgtGCGACTCAGGAGATTTGCTGAAGAAAAATCAGAACTTCAGGAAGAAATTACGAAACTCAGACAACAGTTAAACGACACCAAACACAGAGGACGACGCAGTGGATCAATGAATGGCTCCCTTGAAGATGATGATTTAGAAGATGCtcaaa GAGAAGCTAACAAGCTCCTATCGGAATACAAatacaaattacaaaaagcTGAACAAGAAATTGCGAGCCTTCAAGCGAGCTTAGCGAGATCAGAATCACAAGTTATTCGGTATAAAAGTACATCGGAAGCTGCAGAAAAGGCAGAGGCTGATTTGAAGACCGAACGACGAAAATTACAAAGAgag